A single genomic interval of Nostoc commune NIES-4072 harbors:
- a CDS encoding LON peptidase substrate-binding domain-containing protein — MTSSSKIAVRELPLFPLPEVVLFPTRPLPLHIFEFRYRIMMNTILESDRRFGVLMVDPVKGTIANTGCCAEIVHHQRLPDDRIKMLALGQQRFRVLEYVREKPYRVGLVEWIEDQPPAKDLRPLSTEVEQLLRDVVRLSAKLTEQNIELPEDLPDLPTELSYWVASNLYGVAAEQQLLLEMQDTATRLEREAEILTSTRNHLAARSVLKDTFNEK; from the coding sequence ATGACATCATCTTCTAAAATTGCAGTTCGTGAACTACCTCTGTTCCCGTTACCCGAAGTAGTTCTGTTTCCTACCAGACCATTGCCTCTGCACATCTTTGAATTTCGCTACCGAATCATGATGAACACGATTTTGGAGAGCGATCGCAGATTCGGTGTTTTGATGGTCGATCCTGTTAAAGGTACAATTGCAAACACTGGCTGCTGTGCAGAAATCGTTCATCATCAACGGTTGCCAGATGATCGCATCAAGATGTTGGCTTTAGGGCAGCAAAGATTTCGGGTATTAGAATATGTTCGGGAAAAGCCATACCGCGTTGGCTTAGTTGAGTGGATTGAAGACCAACCACCGGCTAAAGATTTGCGACCTTTATCAACTGAGGTAGAACAACTACTGCGAGATGTTGTGCGTCTATCAGCCAAATTAACCGAACAAAATATCGAACTGCCAGAAGATTTGCCTGACCTACCAACAGAGTTATCTTATTGGGTAGCGAGTAATCTTTATGGTGTAGCCGCAGAGCAACAATTATTGTTAGAAATGCAAGATACTGCAACTCGTCTTGAGCGGGAAGCGGAAATTTTAACCTCTACTCGGAATCACTTAGCCGCTCGTTCTGTTCTTAAAGACACGTTTAATGAAAAGTGA
- a CDS encoding ribonuclease HII has protein sequence MVETSPTPLEQSNWLEFSTLSGIPGLVAGVDEVGRGALFGPVVAAAVILPDHALPILMAAKIKDSKKLSSSRRTQLAHQICELAIDWKIGFASTAEIDKINILQATLLAMKRAVLKLKIQPALCLVDGNQLIKDLLLPQQTIIKGDERSLAIASASIVAKVWRDDLVLRLALKYPMYNLECNKGYGSQQHLLALQQYGPSPLHRQSFRPCQIKILNPE, from the coding sequence ATGGTAGAAACGTCGCCAACGCCCTTGGAACAATCCAATTGGCTAGAGTTTTCTACCTTGTCAGGGATTCCAGGGTTGGTTGCAGGTGTGGATGAAGTAGGGCGAGGCGCTCTATTTGGCCCTGTGGTGGCGGCAGCAGTGATCCTGCCAGATCATGCTTTGCCAATACTAATGGCAGCTAAAATCAAAGATAGTAAAAAGTTATCTAGTTCTCGTAGAACTCAGCTAGCACACCAAATTTGTGAGCTGGCTATAGACTGGAAAATTGGGTTTGCTTCGACTGCTGAAATTGACAAGATAAATATTTTGCAAGCGACGCTGTTAGCAATGAAGCGGGCTGTGCTGAAGTTAAAGATACAGCCTGCACTCTGCCTGGTTGATGGTAATCAGTTAATCAAAGACTTACTATTGCCGCAACAAACAATAATTAAGGGGGACGAGCGATCGCTTGCCATTGCCTCTGCTAGTATTGTTGCCAAGGTTTGGCGTGACGATCTGGTACTGCGTCTAGCATTAAAATACCCTATGTACAACCTGGAGTGTAACAAGGGTTATGGTAGCCAGCAGCATTTGCTGGCTCTGCAACAATATGGGCCCTCGCCCTTACATCGTCAGTCTTTTCGTCCTTGCCAAATCAAAATTCTGAACCCTGAGTGA
- the rpsJ gene encoding 30S ribosomal protein S10, producing the protein MATLQQQKIRIRLQAFDRRLLDTSCEKIVDTANRTNATAVGPIPLPTKRRIYCVLRSPHVDKDSREHFETRTHRRIIDIYQPSSKTIDALMKLDLPSGVDIEVKL; encoded by the coding sequence ATGGCAACTCTACAGCAGCAGAAAATTAGAATTCGCTTACAAGCTTTTGACCGACGCTTATTAGACACATCTTGCGAGAAGATTGTAGACACAGCTAACCGCACCAATGCTACAGCCGTAGGCCCAATTCCTTTACCAACAAAACGCCGGATCTATTGTGTGCTGCGATCGCCTCACGTAGATAAAGATTCACGGGAACACTTTGAAACCCGTACTCATCGCCGGATTATTGATATTTACCAGCCCTCTTCTAAGACTATTGATGCCCTGATGAAATTGGATCTACCATCAGGTGTAGATATCGAAGTCAAACTTTAA
- a CDS encoding HesB/IscA family protein has product MIHLSQAAASEIGRIKSKQQPNVLFRLAVKPGGCSGFFYDMSFDKAIKVGDQVFNLDEIQVVIDAASLSYLNGLRVDYSEDLMGGGFRFQNPQAIATCGCGNSFSITS; this is encoded by the coding sequence ATGATTCATCTGAGTCAAGCAGCCGCGAGTGAGATTGGGCGAATAAAGTCCAAGCAGCAGCCAAATGTCTTATTTCGATTGGCAGTAAAACCAGGTGGTTGTTCCGGGTTCTTTTATGACATGTCCTTCGATAAAGCAATAAAAGTTGGCGACCAGGTTTTCAACTTGGATGAGATTCAAGTAGTTATAGATGCCGCCAGCTTAAGTTACCTCAACGGTTTGAGAGTGGATTATTCAGAAGACTTAATGGGTGGTGGTTTTCGCTTCCAAAACCCGCAGGCGATCGCAACCTGTGGCTGTGGTAATTCATTCTCTATAACTAGTTAA
- the fusA gene encoding elongation factor G yields the protein MARTIPLEKVRNIGIAAHIDAGKTTTTERILFYSGIIHKIGEVHEGTAVTDWMEQERERGITITAAAISTSWKDHQINIIDTPGHVDFTIEVERSMRVLDGVIAVFCSVGGVQPQSETVWRQAERYKVPRIAFINKMDRTGANFYKVHEQIRDRLRANAIAIQLPIGSENDFQGIVDLVRQRAYIYANDQGTDIQETDIPEELQAQVEEFRTKLIEAAAETDDALMTKYFEGEELTEDEVRTALRKGTIAGTIVPVLCGSAFKNKGVQLMLDAVVDYLPAPSEVPPIQGLLPNGDTVERRADDDEPLAALAFKIMADPYGRLTFVRVYSGVLKKGSYVLNASKNKKERISRLVLMKADDRQDVDELRAGDLGAALGLKDTLTGDTLCDDGSPVILESLFIPEPVISVAVEPKTKNDMDKLSKALQSLSEEDPTFRVRVDPETNQTVIAGMGELHLEILVDRMLREFKVEANVGAPQVAYRETIRKAVNKVEGKFIRQSGGKGQYGHVVINLEPGEPGTGFEFVSKIAGGSVPKEYVGPAEQGMKESCESGVLAGYPLIDVKATLIDGSYHDVDSSEMAFKIAGSMAMKEAVLKASPVILEPMMKVEVEVPEDYMGNVIGDLNTRRGQIESQSTEKGLAKVTSKVPLASMFGYATDIRSKTQGRGTFTMEFSHYEEVPRSVAETIIAKSKGNA from the coding sequence GTGGCACGCACGATCCCGCTAGAGAAAGTACGCAACATTGGTATTGCGGCGCATATAGATGCGGGCAAAACAACAACAACAGAGAGAATATTATTTTACTCTGGGATAATTCATAAAATTGGCGAAGTTCATGAAGGAACTGCCGTCACAGACTGGATGGAGCAGGAGCGGGAGCGGGGAATTACCATTACTGCGGCTGCTATCAGTACCAGTTGGAAAGATCATCAAATAAACATTATCGATACTCCGGGTCACGTAGACTTCACAATTGAAGTTGAGCGTTCCATGCGCGTGTTAGATGGTGTAATCGCAGTATTTTGTTCTGTGGGCGGCGTGCAACCCCAGTCTGAGACAGTGTGGCGGCAAGCAGAACGTTACAAAGTTCCTCGGATTGCCTTTATCAACAAGATGGATCGCACCGGAGCGAACTTTTATAAAGTTCACGAGCAAATCCGCGATCGCCTGCGGGCGAATGCGATCGCTATTCAATTACCAATTGGTAGTGAAAACGACTTCCAAGGTATCGTTGACCTAGTACGGCAACGTGCGTATATTTACGCAAACGATCAAGGTACTGATATTCAGGAAACCGATATACCGGAGGAATTGCAAGCACAGGTAGAAGAATTCCGCACCAAGCTCATAGAAGCCGCAGCAGAAACCGATGATGCTCTGATGACTAAGTACTTCGAGGGCGAAGAACTTACAGAAGACGAAGTTCGGACTGCCCTGCGTAAAGGCACAATTGCGGGAACGATTGTACCAGTACTTTGTGGTTCAGCATTCAAAAACAAAGGCGTGCAGTTGATGCTGGATGCCGTTGTAGATTACCTGCCAGCACCAAGTGAAGTACCGCCAATTCAAGGTTTACTGCCCAATGGCGATACTGTTGAGCGACGGGCTGATGACGACGAACCCCTAGCGGCTCTGGCATTCAAGATTATGGCTGACCCCTACGGTCGCCTAACATTTGTTCGCGTTTATTCTGGTGTCCTGAAAAAGGGCAGCTACGTTCTCAACGCTAGTAAGAATAAAAAAGAACGGATTTCCCGCTTAGTTCTAATGAAGGCAGATGATCGGCAAGATGTCGATGAACTGCGAGCGGGTGATTTAGGAGCAGCTCTGGGATTGAAAGACACCTTGACAGGTGACACCCTCTGTGATGATGGATCGCCAGTAATTCTGGAATCCCTATTCATTCCTGAGCCTGTGATCTCGGTGGCGGTTGAACCCAAAACCAAGAATGACATGGACAAACTGTCCAAGGCTCTGCAATCTCTCTCAGAAGAAGACCCTACCTTCCGTGTCCGCGTCGATCCGGAAACAAATCAGACCGTGATCGCGGGAATGGGAGAGCTACACCTAGAAATTCTAGTAGACCGGATGTTACGAGAATTCAAAGTGGAAGCGAATGTAGGTGCGCCACAAGTAGCTTACCGAGAAACAATTCGGAAAGCTGTGAACAAAGTTGAGGGCAAATTCATCCGCCAAAGTGGTGGTAAAGGTCAATACGGTCACGTTGTGATCAATTTGGAGCCTGGAGAACCCGGTACTGGCTTTGAATTCGTTTCCAAAATTGCTGGTGGTTCAGTACCTAAAGAGTACGTTGGCCCCGCAGAACAAGGAATGAAAGAAAGCTGCGAATCCGGTGTTCTAGCTGGATATCCATTGATTGACGTTAAAGCGACCCTAATTGATGGGTCATACCATGATGTAGACTCTTCAGAAATGGCTTTCAAAATCGCTGGCTCAATGGCGATGAAAGAGGCTGTGCTGAAAGCTTCACCTGTCATCTTAGAACCTATGATGAAAGTTGAAGTTGAAGTTCCTGAAGACTATATGGGGAACGTCATTGGCGACCTCAACACCCGCCGAGGGCAGATTGAAAGCCAAAGCACCGAAAAGGGACTGGCTAAGGTAACATCCAAAGTTCCATTAGCGAGCATGTTTGGCTACGCCACTGATATTCGGTCAAAAACGCAAGGTCGGGGTACCTTCACGATGGAGTTCAGCCACTACGAAGAGGTTCCTCGCAGCGTAGCTGAAACTATCATTGCAAAAAGCAAAGGGAACGCTTAG
- the tuf gene encoding elongation factor Tu gives MARAKFERNKPHINIGTVGHVDHGKTTLTAAITMTLAAMGQAVAKGYDQIDNAPEEKARGITINTAHVEYETANRHYAHVDCPGHADYVKNMITGAAQMDGGILVVAATDGPMPQTREHILLAKQVGVPSLVVFLNKEDLMDDPELLELVELELRELLSSYDFPGDDIPIIKGSGLQALEAMTKNPKTQRGENPWVDKIYELMDAVDSYIPTPERDVDKPFLMAVEDVFSITGRGTVATGRIERGVVKVGDNVELVGIRDTRATTVTGIEMFKKSLDQGMAGDNAGVLLRGIQKADIERGMVIAKPGSIKPHNEFEGEVYVLTEKEGGRKTPFFAGYRPQFYVRTTDVTGTIKAYTSDEGKEVEMVMPGDRIKMTVELINAIAIEQGMRFAIREGGRTIGAGVVSKIIK, from the coding sequence ATGGCACGCGCAAAGTTTGAAAGGAATAAACCCCACATTAATATCGGTACAGTTGGCCACGTTGACCACGGTAAAACTACCTTGACAGCAGCCATCACCATGACCTTGGCAGCTATGGGTCAGGCTGTAGCTAAGGGCTACGACCAAATTGATAATGCCCCAGAAGAAAAGGCACGGGGTATTACCATCAATACCGCTCACGTAGAGTATGAAACTGCAAATCGGCACTATGCTCACGTAGACTGTCCAGGACACGCTGACTATGTGAAGAACATGATCACCGGTGCTGCTCAGATGGATGGAGGTATCCTCGTAGTTGCTGCTACCGATGGCCCTATGCCTCAAACCCGCGAACACATCCTGTTGGCAAAACAGGTAGGCGTTCCCAGTCTGGTTGTCTTCTTGAACAAAGAAGATTTGATGGATGACCCAGAACTCTTGGAACTAGTAGAACTAGAACTTAGAGAACTGCTTTCAAGCTACGATTTCCCTGGCGATGATATCCCCATTATCAAAGGCTCTGGTCTGCAAGCTCTAGAAGCAATGACCAAGAATCCTAAGACTCAACGCGGTGAAAATCCGTGGGTAGACAAAATCTACGAATTGATGGATGCTGTAGATTCTTACATCCCCACTCCTGAGCGGGATGTTGATAAACCCTTCCTGATGGCTGTAGAAGACGTGTTCTCAATTACAGGTCGTGGTACTGTCGCCACTGGTCGGATTGAGCGGGGTGTAGTCAAAGTTGGCGATAACGTTGAACTAGTGGGTATCAGAGATACTCGCGCCACTACCGTAACTGGTATTGAGATGTTCAAGAAGAGTCTCGACCAAGGTATGGCTGGAGATAACGCTGGCGTACTACTCCGGGGTATCCAAAAGGCTGATATTGAACGGGGTATGGTCATTGCTAAACCTGGTTCGATTAAACCTCATAATGAATTTGAAGGTGAGGTTTATGTCTTAACAGAAAAAGAAGGTGGTCGTAAGACTCCATTTTTCGCTGGCTACCGTCCCCAGTTCTATGTGCGGACAACTGATGTAACTGGTACCATCAAAGCTTACACCTCCGATGAAGGCAAAGAAGTAGAAATGGTGATGCCAGGCGATCGCATCAAGATGACAGTAGAATTGATCAACGCGATCGCTATTGAACAAGGAATGCGCTTCGCTATCCGCGAAGGTGGTCGCACCATTGGTGCTGGTGTCGTTTCCAAAATTATCAAGTAG
- a CDS encoding Rne/Rng family ribonuclease, with protein sequence MPKQIIIAEQHQIAAVFSEDQIQELVVATGHHQIGDIYLGVVENVLPGIDAAFVNIGDPERNGFIHVTDLGPLKLKRTAAAITELLAPQQKVLVQVMKEPTGTKGPRLTGNITLPGRYVVLMPYGRGVNLSRRIKSESERNRLRALAILVKPAGMGLLVRTEAEGKPEEAIMEDLELLQKQWEAIQQEAHSTRAPALLNRDDDFIQRVLRDMYGADVNRIVVDSSTGLKRVKQYLQNWSGGQTPQGLLIDHHRDRSPILEYFRITAAIREALKPRVDLPSGGYIIIEPTEALTVIDVNSGSFTRSATARETVLWTNCEAATEIARQLRLRNIAGVIVVDFIDMESRRDQLQVLEHFNKALKADKARPQIAQLTELGLVELTRKRQGQNIYELFGETCPTCGGLGHTVRLPGEIENRLPIPAETLDRERERFVSPLPHREPRQPAARIPEPRETYDGFSEAFEGDLESGNLNLINHPSYQDLNDNKRRTRTRRSRIAINGLNGKDEARVVANPLAFVNEPDLDLDIEPELGVAPEIPSPTLGKPGWSERVERTVVDRTIDRTVERAKIIKAEPVKPVVEPPEIRTVEMSLQEQDIFALMGISPLVKLEQEVKNPKSVIINVIQPGQKPTTPIESTSESTIVQKATPEIIPSKIPIPKVIEPEPKPLIEETTEPSELTASPTSSLSAKASANEDESDANSAATASRRRRRRSSAIEDN encoded by the coding sequence ATGCCAAAACAAATTATCATCGCGGAGCAGCACCAAATTGCTGCTGTTTTTTCTGAAGATCAAATACAGGAACTAGTTGTTGCTACGGGTCATCACCAAATAGGTGATATCTACTTAGGAGTAGTAGAAAACGTATTGCCTGGGATAGATGCGGCTTTTGTCAATATTGGCGACCCAGAGCGCAACGGTTTTATTCATGTCACCGACTTAGGGCCACTGAAGCTAAAGCGCACCGCAGCAGCAATTACAGAACTACTAGCACCACAGCAGAAAGTCTTGGTGCAAGTAATGAAAGAGCCAACGGGGACAAAAGGCCCCCGGCTGACGGGTAACATTACTTTGCCCGGACGCTACGTAGTACTGATGCCTTATGGTAGAGGTGTAAATTTATCCCGACGGATTAAAAGTGAAAGTGAGCGTAACCGCTTGCGGGCACTAGCAATTTTGGTCAAACCGGCGGGAATGGGTTTGCTTGTGCGTACAGAAGCAGAAGGCAAACCCGAAGAAGCAATTATGGAAGATTTGGAATTGCTGCAAAAGCAATGGGAAGCCATTCAGCAGGAAGCGCATTCCACCCGTGCCCCAGCACTACTCAACCGGGACGATGATTTCATTCAGCGCGTATTGCGGGATATGTACGGCGCGGATGTAAATCGGATTGTCGTGGATTCTAGTACTGGCTTGAAGCGCGTCAAACAGTACTTGCAGAACTGGAGTGGAGGTCAAACACCGCAGGGATTGTTAATTGACCATCACCGCGATCGCTCTCCAATTTTAGAATATTTCCGCATCACTGCCGCCATTCGAGAAGCCCTCAAACCGAGAGTAGACCTACCTTCTGGAGGCTACATCATCATTGAGCCGACAGAGGCATTAACCGTAATTGATGTTAACTCAGGTTCCTTCACGCGATCGGCAACAGCTAGAGAAACAGTTTTGTGGACAAACTGCGAAGCTGCAACAGAAATTGCTCGCCAGTTGCGTCTACGAAATATCGCTGGGGTGATCGTTGTTGATTTTATTGATATGGAATCACGACGCGATCAACTGCAAGTTCTTGAACACTTTAATAAAGCACTCAAAGCAGATAAAGCTCGTCCGCAGATTGCCCAATTAACCGAACTGGGTTTAGTAGAACTAACCCGCAAACGCCAAGGTCAAAACATTTACGAATTGTTTGGTGAAACTTGTCCCACTTGTGGCGGTTTAGGACATACTGTGCGTCTGCCTGGAGAAATCGAAAACCGATTACCAATACCAGCAGAAACACTAGACCGTGAACGTGAGCGTTTTGTATCCCCCCTGCCTCACCGAGAACCACGTCAGCCTGCTGCGCGCATCCCAGAACCACGAGAAACCTATGATGGATTTTCAGAAGCATTTGAGGGCGACCTAGAATCGGGGAACTTAAATCTGATCAATCATCCTAGTTATCAAGACCTTAATGATAATAAGCGTCGTACCCGCACTCGTCGCAGTCGAATTGCCATCAATGGGTTAAACGGGAAAGATGAAGCTAGGGTTGTAGCCAATCCACTGGCTTTTGTTAACGAGCCAGACTTAGACCTTGATATTGAACCAGAACTAGGAGTTGCACCAGAGATTCCCTCACCCACCCTTGGTAAACCAGGTTGGAGTGAAAGAGTAGAGCGCACTGTAGTAGATCGCACTATAGATCGGACTGTAGAACGCGCTAAAATTATCAAGGCAGAGCCAGTCAAACCAGTGGTAGAACCACCGGAGATTAGAACTGTAGAAATGAGCCTCCAGGAACAGGATATCTTTGCCTTGATGGGAATATCTCCTTTGGTGAAGTTAGAGCAAGAGGTTAAAAATCCCAAGTCTGTGATTATTAACGTGATTCAACCTGGTCAAAAGCCAACGACTCCAATTGAATCAACCTCAGAATCAACTATTGTCCAAAAAGCAACACCTGAAATAATCCCAAGCAAAATACCAATACCAAAAGTTATTGAGCCAGAACCAAAACCTTTGATAGAAGAGACAACTGAACCATCTGAGTTGACTGCTAGCCCAACGAGTAGTTTGTCTGCGAAAGCTTCCGCCAACGAAGATGAAAGTGATGCCAACAGCGCCGCCACTGCTAGCCGTCGCCGCCGCCGTCGTTCCTCAGCCATCGAGGATAATTAA
- a CDS encoding cupin domain-containing protein gives MARYQETTQTETLHLPSTITSKGVAATELRPWGAFTVLEEGRGYKIKRIEVKPGHRLSLQMHHHRSEHWIVVSGTARVTCGEKEVLLSNNESTYVPQCTSHRLENPGVIPLVLIEVQNGEYLGEDDIIRYQDDYARTKD, from the coding sequence ATGGCTCGATATCAAGAAACTACACAGACTGAAACTCTACATTTACCTTCAACTATCACATCCAAAGGCGTTGCTGCAACTGAATTACGTCCTTGGGGTGCTTTTACAGTTTTGGAAGAAGGGCGCGGATACAAAATCAAGCGCATTGAAGTTAAGCCCGGACACCGCCTCAGTCTACAAATGCACCACCACCGCAGTGAACATTGGATTGTCGTATCTGGTACAGCTAGGGTAACTTGTGGCGAGAAAGAAGTCCTACTGAGCAATAATGAGTCAACCTACGTACCCCAATGTACATCTCATCGTTTAGAGAATCCTGGTGTGATCCCCTTGGTGTTGATTGAAGTGCAAAATGGCGAATACTTGGGAGAAGATGATATTATTCGCTACCAAGATGACTATGCTCGTACCAAAGATTAA
- a CDS encoding VOC family protein, with the protein MKFSYTILYVKDVVQSVAFYEKAFGLKQQFIHESEQYAEMETGGTTLAFASNELAKSNLPQGFQENSLLNLPAGIEVGFLTDDIVAALSRAIEGGAVVVADAKVKPWGQTVAYVRDLDGILVEIASSM; encoded by the coding sequence ATGAAGTTCTCTTACACAATTCTTTATGTAAAGGATGTTGTCCAATCGGTCGCTTTTTATGAAAAGGCATTTGGTCTGAAACAACAGTTTATTCATGAGAGCGAACAATACGCCGAGATGGAAACGGGTGGAACAACTCTTGCTTTCGCCTCAAATGAACTTGCAAAATCTAACCTTCCCCAAGGATTCCAAGAAAACAGTCTATTAAATCTACCTGCTGGTATTGAGGTTGGTTTTCTAACAGACGATATAGTAGCAGCTTTGTCGCGTGCCATAGAAGGTGGTGCTGTGGTTGTTGCAGATGCCAAAGTTAAGCCTTGGGGACAAACAGTGGCTTATGTCCGTGATTTGGATGGAATTCTTGTTGAAATTGCTAGTTCAATGTAA
- the rpsL gene encoding 30S ribosomal protein S12 — MPTIQQLIRNEREQARQKTKSPALKQCPQRRGVCTRVYTTTPKKPNSALRKVARVRLTSGFEVTAYIPGIGHNLQEHSVVMIRGGRVKDLPGVRYHIIRGTLDTAGVKDRKQGRSKYGTKRPKEAKK; from the coding sequence ATGCCAACAATACAGCAGCTAATACGTAACGAGCGCGAACAAGCGCGTCAGAAAACCAAGTCCCCGGCTCTGAAACAATGCCCCCAACGTCGGGGAGTTTGTACCAGAGTATACACGACCACACCAAAAAAGCCTAACTCAGCTCTACGTAAAGTAGCAAGAGTCAGACTTACCTCTGGATTTGAAGTCACAGCTTACATTCCAGGTATTGGTCACAACTTACAAGAACACTCAGTTGTGATGATTCGTGGCGGTCGGGTTAAGGATCTACCAGGCGTGAGATACCACATTATCCGTGGCACCCTAGATACAGCCGGAGTCAAAGACCGTAAACAAGGGCGTTCCAAGTATGGAACCAAGCGTCCGAAAGAAGCGAAAAAATAG
- a CDS encoding DUF1997 domain-containing protein, translating to MATKFTASQSVEIAVPEQPIPIQHYLRQPQRLVKALADNSRIEQLSEEVFRLKMRPLSFMSLSIQPTVDMRVWAESNGIINLRSLGCEILGFEYINQRFALNLKGHLSPKELSTGTRLQGRADLEVLVDLPPPFSFTPKPILEATGNALLKSVLLSVKQRLLNQLLADYRYWVISQTKDRGLSGNSTELPILNAE from the coding sequence ATGGCTACCAAGTTTACTGCCTCCCAATCAGTGGAAATCGCTGTTCCAGAGCAGCCTATTCCCATTCAGCACTACTTGCGCCAACCTCAACGTCTAGTTAAGGCCTTGGCTGACAACAGTAGAATTGAGCAGCTTTCTGAGGAAGTATTTCGTTTGAAAATGCGTCCGTTAAGTTTTATGTCATTGAGTATTCAACCTACTGTAGACATGAGAGTTTGGGCAGAATCAAATGGAATAATTAATTTGCGATCGCTAGGCTGTGAAATCCTGGGCTTCGAGTATATTAACCAGCGTTTTGCTCTCAATTTAAAAGGACATTTGTCTCCCAAAGAGTTAAGCACTGGCACTCGCCTGCAAGGAAGGGCTGATTTAGAAGTGCTGGTGGATTTGCCACCGCCATTTTCTTTCACTCCCAAGCCGATTTTAGAAGCTACTGGCAATGCTTTGCTCAAAAGCGTATTGTTATCTGTCAAGCAACGGTTATTAAATCAACTTTTGGCGGATTATCGTTACTGGGTGATATCACAAACCAAAGATAGAGGACTTAGCGGTAACAGTACTGAATTGCCAATCCTGAATGCTGAGTAA
- the rpsG gene encoding 30S ribosomal protein S7 → MSRRGVIQRRPVPSDSVYNSRLVSMIIRRIMRHGKKSLAARIVYDALKTIEERTGAGALETFERAVRNATPLVEVKARRVGGATYQVPMEVRTERGTTLALRWLVQYSRSRPGRTMASKLANELMDAANETGNAIRKREETHRMAEANKAFAHYRY, encoded by the coding sequence ATGTCTCGTCGTGGTGTTATTCAAAGGCGCCCAGTTCCGTCTGACTCTGTATATAACAGTCGCCTTGTGAGCATGATTATCAGGCGGATCATGCGTCATGGCAAGAAATCACTTGCCGCACGGATTGTTTATGATGCATTAAAAACTATTGAAGAACGCACTGGTGCTGGTGCTTTAGAAACTTTTGAAAGAGCAGTGCGAAATGCCACGCCTTTAGTAGAAGTAAAAGCTCGGCGAGTTGGTGGAGCAACTTACCAAGTACCAATGGAAGTGCGTACAGAACGGGGTACTACCCTAGCACTGCGTTGGTTAGTGCAATATTCTCGCTCCAGACCAGGCCGGACAATGGCAAGCAAACTGGCAAATGAATTAATGGATGCTGCTAACGAAACTGGCAATGCGATTCGGAAACGTGAAGAAACGCACCGGATGGCGGAAGCTAACAAAGCATTCGCACACTATCGTTACTAA
- the pheA gene encoding prephenate dehydratase: MTLLIAHLGPPGTYTEQATVFYANWLTKSTGVEASLCPYPTIAQSLHAVADGKAHMAVVPVENSIEGSVTMTLDTLWQLDSLQIQLALVLPIVHTLISCASSLDKIKTVYSHPQALAQCQGWLGRFLPSVQIIPSNSTTEALQRLEQETTTAAIASSRAAQLYNLPILASGINDYPENCTRFWVVSQGEAIAEYQPSKVSTSHTSLAFSMPANTPGALLKPLQIFAQRGINLSRIESRPTKRSLGEYLFFMDLEADAKEAQMQSALAELTMHTEILKILGTYNVLPISAATL, encoded by the coding sequence ATGACTTTATTGATCGCACATTTAGGGCCTCCCGGCACCTATACAGAACAAGCAACTGTTTTTTATGCCAACTGGCTAACTAAAAGTACGGGAGTTGAAGCTAGTTTATGTCCCTATCCCACCATCGCCCAATCACTGCACGCCGTTGCTGATGGTAAAGCCCACATGGCTGTTGTGCCAGTGGAAAATTCTATTGAAGGGAGTGTGACTATGACACTAGATACACTGTGGCAGTTGGACAGTTTGCAAATTCAGCTAGCCTTAGTATTACCTATTGTCCATACGTTAATTTCTTGCGCGTCTAGCTTAGATAAAATTAAAACTGTTTACTCTCACCCGCAAGCTTTGGCACAATGTCAGGGATGGTTAGGGCGGTTTCTGCCGAGTGTACAGATTATTCCCAGCAATTCTACAACCGAGGCGTTACAGCGATTGGAGCAAGAGACAACAACAGCAGCGATCGCTTCTAGTAGAGCAGCTCAACTCTACAACCTGCCGATCCTTGCTAGTGGCATCAACGACTATCCAGAAAACTGTACTCGTTTTTGGGTAGTAAGTCAGGGTGAAGCGATCGCTGAATATCAGCCATCAAAAGTGTCTACCAGTCACACATCACTGGCTTTTAGTATGCCTGCCAACACACCCGGAGCATTGCTCAAACCTTTGCAAATATTTGCTCAACGAGGAATTAACCTCAGCCGGATTGAATCTCGTCCGACAAAGCGATCGCTAGGCGAATACTTGTTTTTCATGGATTTAGAAGCGGATGCTAAGGAAGCACAAATGCAATCTGCTTTAGCAGAATTAACTATGCACACAGAAATTTTAAAAATTCTTGGCACTTACAATGTTTTGCCGATCAGCGCTGCTACTTTATAA